TCCAGCAGGTCCAGCAGCCGCCCGCGGCGCTCCGAGTACGGCTTCGGCCGCCAGTCCGTGTCACCGACGGCCAGGACATCGAAGGCGGCCAGGTGAACCGTGAAGCCCACGTGGGACCGCGGGCCGCGTCCGGAGCGAGACTGCAGCTTTCCGAACGCCAGCTCACCGCTGTCGAGGACGGCCACCAGCTCACCGTCCAGGACGCAGTCCGGCAGCGCGCGCGACGCCTCGGCGATGTCCGCGAACGAGGCGCTCAGGTCGGTGACGTGGCGGCTCCACAACCGGCCCGCGCCAGCGAGGACCTGGCAGCGCCATCCGTCGAACTTGGGCTCGATCGCGGCGGTGTGGGGATGGCCAAGGACGTGATCGACGGAACGGCACAGCGCCAGGGGGACGGGAAGGTCGAAGGGCGGCACGATCTGTCAGTACCCGCCGTGGATCCGCATCCCGGGACTCCGCGCCGGTTTCACCTGCCTATCAACGGAGTCGGGGCGGCGCGGGCGTCGTAGGTTGGGAGCGGCTCGATGGCTCGGCGGCGAGCTGCTGTATAGCTGCGGTCCATAGGCGGCAGCCAGTTACGACGTCGTCGGCTATTGATGTTGAGGCGTGATGACCTGAGAGTTCGGCTGGTGGGTGATTTAGCAGGTCATCGGGCTGACGGGCACGAGTTCGGTGCTCGGTTTGCGGCGGGTGGGCCGCTGGGCGGCTCGGTCGGAGACCAGGCCGGCGATGGCCCGGTGCGTGACTGGGTGGTGCTCGCGGCGGCCAAGGAATCGCTGCAGTGGGCGCCACTGCTTGTGCTCCGCGTTGGCGTGTTCGACGCAGATCCGCGCCGCGGACTGGCGGGCGCCGTTGCTCACGCCAGGCGTACTGGTCACCGAGCGGGGCGTCTTCCTTCGGCTTCTTCGGCGGCGCACTGATCGGTCGGCGAGTAGCGGGCGGATCTCGCCGATGGCCTCGGTGACGGTGGTGCGGCCGACCCCGTACAACTCGGCGAGCGCGGCGTGCGGGAGCTGAGTGCGCAAGTGGACCAGCGCGACCAGCACTCGGTCGGTGAACACCAGCTCGTGCTTGCGGCTGGCCCCAGCGGCACGGCGACGCTTCCCTCCCCGCCGCTGATGCAATGCCGATTCCCGCCAGGCCTGCCACGGCCCGACCAACTCCTCGATCAAACCGCCGAGATGTACACGCGAGACGCCTGTAAAGGCAGGATGGGACAAAGCTGCACGGGCCCACTCCTTGGTCACATTCGGAGAACCCATGTGGCCGTCCACACGTCACGGCCTGTGACCGCGCTCATACTTGGCGAGCAGGGGGGAAGTTTTCCTCCAGGAACGCCGAAACCGCCTCGGTGAACGCCTCTGGCGCTGCGTGGTGGATCAGGTGTCCAACCGGGATGGTGACCACTCGCCCACCAGGGATGCGGCGGGCGAGCTCGGCGACACCGTCCTGGGGAACATGACTCTGTGGGCCGCCGGCGAGCACGAGGGTCTCGGCGGTGATCTGGCCGAGTCGCTCCAGCCACCTGGGATCGGGCTGGTCGATCTGCCGCCTGACGGCCAGCACCATCTCCCAGTCGAAGGTCAAGGCGCCGTCCGGCTTGGCCGGGGTGTTGGGCTCCCGGGGGCGGGGAACCGGCACATCCTCCAGGACGAGCCGACTCACCCACTGCGGATGGTCCTCCGCGAGCAGGTAGGCCACCATCCCGCCCATGGAGTGCCCGATTAGATCCACTGGTCCAAGTCCCAGTACGTCCAGGAACCGGAGCATATCGGCCTGCATGAGTTCAAGTGAGTAGACCCCCGGCCAGTCGCTTCGGCCGTGACCGCGAAGATCGAGGGCATACACCCTTCGACGCCGGGCGAGGGCGGGCACAACCGCCTCCCAGCCGGTGGCATCCTCGCCCAGCGCGTGCAACAGGACGAGTGGCGGAGCATCCGGAGGACCCGACGTCTGATA
This portion of the Streptomyces mirabilis genome encodes:
- a CDS encoding alpha/beta hydrolase; this translates as MNANLGQDPSAYPPDMVDQRSVDVGEVRLAYQTSGPPDAPPLVLLHALGEDATGWEAVVPALARRRRVYALDLRGHGRSDWPGVYSLELMQADMLRFLDVLGLGPVDLIGHSMGGMVAYLLAEDHPQWVSRLVLEDVPVPRPREPNTPAKPDGALTFDWEMVLAVRRQIDQPDPRWLERLGQITAETLVLAGGPQSHVPQDGVAELARRIPGGRVVTIPVGHLIHHAAPEAFTEAVSAFLEENFPPARQV
- a CDS encoding transposase family protein — protein: MFTDRVLVALVHLRTQLPHAALAELYGVGRTTVTEAIGEIRPLLADRSVRRRRSRRKTPRSVTSTPGVSNGARQSAARICVEHANAEHKQWRPLQRFLGRREHHPVTHRAIAGLVSDRAAQRPTRRKPSTELVPVSPMTC